In Rhizobium sp. WSM4643, the following are encoded in one genomic region:
- a CDS encoding T6SS phospholipase effector Tle1-like catalytic domain-containing protein — MSKNIVILFDGTSNEIAADRTNILRLFGVLKRSSTQIVYYDPGVGTFGAANAWSRAYRKSIEVWGLATGWGLDQNVKEAYRFIVDNYEHAPRGSGEDSDRIHIFGFSRGAYGARVLAGFIHALGIVSRHHVNLIDYAYRTYKGISDNEAKAGGFAGATDDDAPSAFSSMRLYERTLKTYRPKIKLLGLFDTVASVIEMGKWLPQLRTLPFTRKNPSVEWVRHAMAIDERRTMFNPMPWTPGQEYWGGPFRPKEPVPQNVKEVWFAGVHGDVGGGYPEKESGIIKIPLEWMISETKQTGLDYIDQTVKAVVLGNNSRPIQNYVAPNAQANPHHSMTAGWRLLEYIPRRVPETSWRKRGNREGIYLPLQDRRFIPDGAVIHQSVIDRGNLSPNLPRQGSFTIEPWSDRPPAKDGPDHPPPAQF; from the coding sequence ATGAGCAAGAATATCGTCATCCTCTTCGATGGCACGTCGAATGAGATTGCGGCGGACCGCACCAATATCCTCAGGCTTTTCGGCGTTCTGAAACGTTCGTCGACGCAAATCGTCTACTACGATCCCGGTGTCGGCACATTTGGCGCGGCCAATGCCTGGTCCAGGGCCTATCGCAAGAGCATCGAAGTCTGGGGCCTGGCGACCGGGTGGGGTCTCGACCAGAACGTCAAGGAAGCCTACCGCTTCATCGTCGACAATTATGAGCACGCGCCACGCGGCAGCGGTGAGGATAGCGACCGCATCCATATCTTCGGCTTCAGCCGCGGCGCCTATGGCGCCCGGGTTCTCGCCGGCTTCATCCATGCGCTGGGCATCGTCAGCCGGCACCATGTCAATCTCATCGATTATGCCTACAGGACCTACAAGGGCATCTCCGACAACGAAGCGAAGGCCGGCGGCTTCGCCGGCGCGACCGACGATGATGCTCCATCGGCCTTTTCCAGCATGCGGCTCTATGAAAGGACGCTGAAGACCTACCGGCCGAAGATCAAACTGCTCGGGCTTTTCGATACCGTAGCCTCGGTGATCGAGATGGGCAAATGGCTGCCGCAGCTAAGGACCCTGCCCTTCACCAGGAAGAATCCGAGCGTCGAATGGGTGCGCCATGCCATGGCAATCGACGAGCGGCGGACGATGTTCAACCCGATGCCCTGGACGCCGGGGCAGGAATATTGGGGCGGGCCATTCCGGCCGAAGGAGCCGGTGCCGCAGAACGTCAAGGAAGTCTGGTTTGCCGGCGTCCACGGCGACGTCGGCGGCGGCTACCCGGAAAAGGAAAGCGGCATCATCAAGATCCCGCTCGAATGGATGATCAGTGAAACCAAGCAGACCGGCCTCGACTATATCGACCAGACGGTCAAGGCAGTCGTGCTCGGGAACAACAGCAGGCCGATCCAGAACTACGTGGCCCCGAACGCGCAAGCCAATCCGCACCATTCGATGACCGCCGGATGGCGGCTTCTCGAATATATTCCCCGCCGCGTGCCCGAAACCTCCTGGCGCAAGCGCGGCAACAGGGAAGGGATCTACCTGCCGCTCCAGGATCGCCGTTTCATTCCTGACGGTGCGGTCATCCACCAGTCGGTGATCGATCGCGGAAATCTGTCCCCGAACCTGCCGCGGCAGGGAAGCTTCACGATAGAGCCATGGTCGGACCGCCCACCGGCCAAGGATGGGCCGGACCATCCGCCTCCTGCACAATTTTGA
- the carB gene encoding carbamoyl-phosphate synthase large subunit, with the protein MPKRQDIKSILIIGAGPIVIGQACEFDYSGTQACKALKEEGYRVILVNSNPATIMTDPGLADATYVEPITPEVVAKIIAKERPDALLPTMGGQTALNTALSLKRMGVLDRYNVEMIGAKPAAIDMAEDRALFREAMARIGLETPRSMLANATDIKDLDRKTHEAERIKLRESLSGPALDTALDELENQWNLGESDRKQRYMSHAMAIAAQAIDHVGLPAIIRPSFTLGGTGGGIAYNRSEFFEIVGGGLDASPTTEVLVEESVLGWKEYEMEVVRDKADNCIIICSIENIDPMGVHTGDSITVAPALTLTDKEYQIMRNASIAVLREIGVETGGSNVQFAVNPKDGRLVVIEMNPRVSRSSALASKATGFPIAKIAAKLAIGYTLDELENDITGGATPASFEPSIDYVVTKIPRFAFEKFPGASPVLTTAMKSVGEVMAIGRTFAESLQKALRGLETGLTGLDEIEIPGFEEGESSQNAIRAAIGTPTPDRLRMVAQALRQGMSEAEVHEGCKIDPWFIAELKAIVEMEARIREQGLPQDAANLRMLKAMGFSDARLATLTGKRPKEVAEFRNSLNVRPVFKRIDTCAAEFASPTAYMYSTYETPFVGAARSEAEISDRKKVVILGGGPNRIGQGIEFDYCCCHAAFALKDAGYEAIMINCNPETVSTDYDTSDRLYFEPLTAEDVIEILRAEQEKGEVVGVIVQFGGQTPLKLAEALEKNGIPILGTAPDMIDLAEDRDRFQKLLMKLDLNQPNNGIAYSVEQARMVATEIGFPLVVRPSYVLGGRAMQILHSEGQLQSYLLDTVPELVPEDIKQRYPNDKTGQINTLLGKNPLLFDSYLSNAIEVDVDCLSDGTDVYVAGIMEHIEEAGIHSGDSACSLPPRSLSVELLDELERQAKAMAKALNVGGLMNVQFAIKDGTVYVLEVNPRASRTVPFVAKTIGAPIAKIAARVMAGEKLDATFAAYGEKPDPRKLKHIAVKEAVFPFARFPGVDTLLGPEMRSTGEVIGLDTDFALAFAKSQLGAGVELPRDGTVFVSVRDADKPRVLPAIRILVEQGFKVLATGGTARFLAENGITATKINKVLEGRPHIEDAIRNRQVQLVINTTDGNKAISDSKSLRRATLMQKVPYYTTMAGAEAAAQAIKALKAGNLEVRPLQSYFA; encoded by the coding sequence ATGCCGAAGCGCCAAGATATCAAATCGATCCTCATCATCGGCGCGGGACCGATCGTCATCGGCCAGGCTTGCGAGTTCGACTATTCCGGCACCCAGGCCTGCAAGGCGCTGAAGGAGGAAGGCTACCGCGTCATCCTCGTCAACTCCAACCCGGCGACGATCATGACCGATCCGGGCCTTGCCGACGCCACCTATGTCGAGCCGATCACCCCCGAAGTCGTCGCCAAGATCATCGCCAAGGAGCGCCCGGATGCGCTGCTGCCGACCATGGGCGGCCAGACGGCGCTGAACACCGCGCTTTCGCTGAAGCGCATGGGCGTGCTCGATCGCTACAATGTCGAGATGATCGGCGCCAAGCCCGCCGCCATCGACATGGCCGAGGACCGCGCGCTGTTCCGCGAGGCGATGGCCCGTATCGGGCTGGAAACCCCGCGCTCCATGCTGGCGAACGCCACCGACATCAAGGACCTCGACCGCAAGACGCACGAGGCCGAGCGCATCAAGCTGCGTGAAAGCCTTTCCGGCCCCGCCCTCGACACGGCACTGGACGAGCTGGAAAACCAGTGGAACCTCGGCGAGAGCGACCGCAAGCAGCGTTACATGAGCCATGCCATGGCGATTGCTGCCCAGGCGATCGATCATGTCGGCCTGCCCGCCATCATCCGCCCTTCCTTCACGCTCGGCGGCACCGGCGGCGGCATCGCCTACAATCGCTCGGAATTCTTCGAGATTGTCGGCGGTGGTCTCGATGCCTCGCCGACCACCGAAGTGCTGGTCGAGGAATCGGTGCTCGGCTGGAAGGAATATGAAATGGAGGTCGTCCGCGACAAGGCGGACAACTGCATCATCATCTGCTCGATCGAAAACATCGACCCGATGGGCGTCCATACCGGCGATTCGATCACCGTCGCGCCGGCGCTGACGCTGACCGACAAGGAATACCAGATCATGCGCAACGCCTCGATCGCGGTGCTACGCGAGATCGGGGTCGAGACCGGCGGCTCGAACGTCCAGTTCGCCGTCAATCCGAAAGACGGCCGTCTCGTCGTCATCGAAATGAACCCGCGCGTTTCGCGCTCGTCGGCGCTCGCCTCCAAGGCCACCGGCTTCCCGATCGCCAAGATCGCCGCCAAGCTCGCGATCGGCTATACGCTCGACGAACTGGAAAACGACATCACCGGCGGCGCAACGCCTGCCTCCTTCGAACCGTCGATCGACTACGTCGTCACCAAGATCCCACGTTTCGCCTTCGAGAAATTCCCCGGCGCCTCGCCGGTGCTGACGACCGCGATGAAGTCGGTCGGCGAAGTCATGGCAATCGGCCGCACCTTCGCCGAATCGCTGCAGAAGGCGCTGCGTGGCTTGGAAACCGGCCTGACCGGCCTCGACGAAATCGAGATCCCCGGCTTTGAAGAGGGCGAATCCAGCCAGAACGCCATCCGCGCTGCAATCGGCACACCGACGCCCGATCGGCTCCGCATGGTCGCCCAGGCGCTGCGCCAGGGCATGAGCGAAGCCGAAGTCCACGAAGGCTGCAAGATCGACCCCTGGTTCATCGCCGAGCTGAAGGCGATCGTCGAGATGGAGGCCCGTATTCGCGAGCAGGGCCTGCCGCAGGATGCCGCCAACCTGCGCATGCTGAAGGCCATGGGCTTTTCCGACGCGCGCCTGGCGACGCTGACCGGCAAGCGCCCGAAGGAAGTCGCCGAATTCCGCAACAGCCTGAACGTCCGCCCCGTCTTCAAGCGCATCGACACCTGTGCGGCCGAATTCGCCTCGCCGACGGCCTACATGTATTCGACCTACGAGACGCCCTTCGTCGGCGCCGCCCGCTCGGAGGCCGAGATTTCCGACCGCAAGAAAGTCGTCATCCTCGGCGGCGGCCCGAACCGCATCGGTCAGGGCATCGAGTTCGATTATTGCTGCTGCCATGCCGCCTTCGCGTTGAAGGATGCGGGTTATGAAGCGATCATGATCAACTGCAACCCGGAAACCGTCTCGACCGACTACGACACGTCGGACCGCCTCTATTTCGAGCCGCTAACGGCCGAAGACGTGATCGAGATCCTGCGGGCAGAACAGGAAAAGGGTGAGGTCGTCGGCGTCATCGTCCAGTTCGGCGGCCAGACGCCGCTGAAGCTTGCCGAGGCGCTGGAAAAGAACGGCATCCCGATCCTCGGTACCGCGCCCGACATGATCGACCTTGCCGAGGACCGCGACCGCTTCCAGAAGCTGCTGATGAAGCTCGACCTCAACCAGCCGAACAACGGCATCGCCTATTCGGTCGAGCAGGCCCGCATGGTCGCCACCGAAATCGGCTTCCCGCTGGTCGTGCGTCCCTCTTACGTGCTCGGCGGCCGCGCCATGCAGATCCTGCATTCGGAAGGCCAGTTGCAGAGCTACCTGCTCGATACCGTGCCTGAACTGGTACCTGAGGATATCAAGCAGCGCTATCCCAACGACAAGACCGGCCAGATCAACACCCTGCTCGGCAAGAACCCGCTGCTCTTCGACAGCTATCTCAGCAACGCCATCGAAGTCGATGTCGACTGCCTTTCAGACGGCACCGACGTCTATGTCGCCGGCATCATGGAGCACATCGAGGAAGCCGGCATCCATTCCGGCGACAGCGCCTGCTCGCTGCCGCCGCGCTCGCTGTCGGTCGAACTGCTCGACGAACTCGAACGCCAAGCCAAGGCTATGGCCAAGGCGCTCAATGTCGGCGGCCTGATGAACGTCCAGTTCGCCATCAAGGACGGCACCGTCTACGTTCTCGAAGTCAATCCGCGCGCCTCGCGCACCGTGCCCTTCGTCGCCAAGACCATCGGCGCGCCGATCGCCAAGATCGCCGCCCGCGTCATGGCCGGCGAGAAACTCGACGCCACCTTCGCCGCCTATGGTGAAAAGCCCGATCCGCGCAAGCTGAAGCACATTGCCGTCAAGGAAGCCGTCTTCCCCTTCGCCCGCTTCCCCGGCGTCGACACGCTGCTCGGCCCGGAAATGCGCTCGACCGGCGAAGTCATCGGCCTCGATACCGATTTTGCGCTGGCCTTCGCCAAGTCGCAGCTTGGCGCCGGCGTCGAGCTCCCGCGTGACGGCACGGTCTTCGTCTCCGTGCGCGACGCCGACAAGCCGCGCGTTCTCCCGGCGATTCGCATCCTCGTCGAACAGGGATTCAAGGTGCTGGCGACCGGCGGCACCGCCCGCTTCCTCGCCGAAAACGGCATCACCGCCACCAAGATCAACAAGGTGCTGGAAGGCCGTCCGCACATCGAGGACGCGATCCGCAACCGCCAGGTCCAGCTCGTCATCAACACGACCGATGGCAACAAGGCGATCTCGGACTCCAAGTCGTTGCGCCGTGCGACGCTGATGCAGAAGGTGCCTTATTACACGACGATGGCAGGCGCCGAGGCCGCCGCCCAAGCGATCAAGGCGCTGAAGGCCGGCAATCTGGAAGTGCGGCCGCTGCAAAGCTACTTCGCCTGA